A single region of the Nocardioides aurantiacus genome encodes:
- a CDS encoding sensor histidine kinase — MTAPRAGTDVLRPRPRRRTSGPAGRPPRSGPRRTPGGVHGATGPALGTHRSLGRRRAGRPVVHPVPAYVVASRLPRTPETRSRVLAAVDHELRTPLTAVIGYVELLLDGEAGRLGEDQALMLQRIDANAERLLTVVGTLLDGARDGLQRGELVDLASAVVEALGGADALCARMPAQPGTTGPCLG, encoded by the coding sequence GTGACCGCCCCCCGAGCGGGCACCGACGTGCTCCGCCCCCGCCCCCGTCGCCGCACCTCCGGTCCGGCCGGTCGTCCGCCCCGGTCCGGCCCGCGTCGCACCCCGGGCGGCGTCCACGGCGCCACCGGACCCGCGCTGGGCACGCACCGCTCGCTCGGCCGGCGCCGCGCCGGCCGGCCCGTGGTGCACCCGGTGCCGGCGTACGTCGTCGCGTCCCGCCTGCCGCGCACCCCCGAGACGCGCAGCCGCGTCCTGGCCGCGGTCGACCACGAGCTGCGCACGCCGCTCACCGCCGTGATCGGCTACGTCGAGCTGCTGCTGGACGGCGAGGCCGGACGACTGGGGGAGGACCAGGCGCTCATGCTGCAGCGCATCGACGCCAACGCCGAGCGGCTGCTCACCGTCGTCGGCACGCTTCTGGACGGCGCACGTGACGGCCTGCAGCGCGGCGAGCTCGTCGACCTCGCGAGCGCGGTCGTCGAGGCGCTGGGCGGGGCGGACGCGCTGTGCGCCCGGATGCCCGCACAGCCGGGGACGACGGGGCCCTGCCTAGGCTGA
- a CDS encoding response regulator yields the protein MRATRVLVADDDELFRTALVEVVEADRRFEVVGTRTSGSDVVDAVRALAAELVLLDVRMPEGGVVAARALRHAVEQGRLDPVRVVVLSAHATAATVVELLREGVVGFLVKGEPAHDLPDLLVRCAAGQVVLATPAAATALLHLVDGDRPHHPSDQVRTAPRH from the coding sequence GTGCGCGCCACCCGAGTGCTCGTCGCCGACGACGACGAGCTGTTCCGCACTGCGCTCGTCGAGGTCGTCGAGGCGGACCGCCGCTTCGAGGTGGTCGGCACCCGGACCTCGGGCTCGGACGTCGTCGACGCCGTCCGGGCCTTGGCCGCGGAGCTCGTGCTGCTCGACGTGCGGATGCCCGAGGGGGGCGTGGTCGCCGCCCGGGCGCTCCGCCACGCCGTCGAGCAGGGCCGGCTCGACCCGGTGCGGGTCGTGGTCCTCTCCGCCCACGCCACCGCCGCGACCGTCGTCGAGCTGCTGCGCGAGGGGGTGGTCGGCTTCCTCGTCAAGGGCGAGCCCGCCCACGACCTGCCCGACCTGCTCGTGCGCTGCGCCGCCGGGCAGGTGGTCCTGGCCACCCCCGCGGCCGCCACGGCGCTGCTCCACCTGGTCGACGGCGACCGGCCGCACCACCCGTCCGACCAGGTGCGAACGGCTCCTAGGCACTAG
- a CDS encoding response regulator: protein MAEDQDDGAGTDAETGAETGARSRVRVLVVDDHAVLATSLGQVLDAEPDLTTVGVAGTLAEARTMIRSTRPDVLLLDHRLPDGDGVAAIPELQALRPEVQVVVLTASAADHVLIAAIEAGASGFVSKTRSLGEVTGAVRAAASGEALISPEMLARLLPRLSRGSQRQHQELTEREREVLGLLAGGLTNAAIAAELVVSVHTVRNHIANLSAKLGAHSKLEALSIAVREGLLPDR, encoded by the coding sequence ATGGCCGAGGACCAGGACGACGGCGCGGGGACCGACGCCGAGACCGGCGCCGAGACCGGCGCGAGGTCACGCGTGCGGGTGCTCGTCGTCGACGACCACGCCGTGCTGGCCACCAGCCTGGGCCAGGTGCTCGACGCCGAGCCCGACCTGACGACGGTCGGGGTGGCGGGCACGCTCGCGGAGGCCCGGACGATGATCCGGTCCACCCGCCCCGACGTGCTGCTGCTCGACCACCGGCTGCCCGACGGCGACGGGGTCGCCGCGATCCCCGAGCTCCAGGCGCTGCGCCCGGAGGTGCAGGTGGTCGTGCTCACGGCGAGCGCCGCCGACCACGTGCTCATCGCCGCCATCGAGGCCGGGGCGTCGGGCTTCGTGTCCAAGACCCGCAGCCTCGGCGAGGTCACCGGCGCGGTCCGCGCCGCCGCCTCGGGCGAGGCGCTGATCAGCCCCGAGATGCTGGCGCGGCTGCTGCCGCGGCTCTCGCGCGGTTCGCAGCGTCAGCACCAGGAGCTGACCGAGCGCGAGCGCGAGGTGCTGGGCCTGCTGGCCGGCGGGCTGACCAACGCCGCCATCGCCGCGGAGCTGGTCGTGAGCGTGCACACCGTGCGCAACCACATCGCCAACCTCTCGGCCAAGCTGGGGGCGCACTCCAAGCTCGAGGCGCTGTCGATCGCGGTGCGCGAGGGCCTGCTGCCGGACCGGTGA
- a CDS encoding MFS transporter small subunit, which translates to MSTTQDDQSRTSGSTSPTSALVVTLAWLLVSVPLAYGLWQTLVKAAQLLG; encoded by the coding sequence ATGAGCACCACCCAGGACGACCAGTCCCGCACCTCCGGCTCGACCAGCCCCACGAGCGCGCTCGTGGTCACGCTGGCCTGGCTGCTGGTCTCCGTGCCGCTCGCCTACGGGCTGTGGCAGACGCTGGTCAAGGCCGCGCAGCTGCTCGGCTGA
- a CDS encoding OFA family MFS transporter, whose protein sequence is MAGLAFLEKKNTVARPGYSKWLIPPAALCVHLSIGQVYAFSVFKTSLVQRFESSQTAVAWIFSIAIVMLGLSAAVLGTWVERNGPRKAMVAAALCWGTGFLVGSLGIAIGSLPLLYLGYGVIGGIGLGIGYISPVSTLIKWFPDKPGLATGMAIMGFGGGALIASPLSNLLLGIYDPQFDPANSGNGASASALAATFLTLGLVYLVFMLIGAALIRLPQGFGDDATAAHQPGRGGALVRAKAAIRTPQFALLWVVLFCNVTAGIGILEQAAPMIQDFFRDGQDSSVSAAEAAGFVGMLSLANMAGRFIWSSASDRIGRKPIYMMYLGVGLVLYILLATFGQTSPAVFVVLALLIISYYGGGFATVPAYLKDLFGTLEVGAIHGRLLTAWAAAGVMGPLIVNGFLDRAGEPGSLVAEDYHPALITMVVVLGVGFVANLLVKTVDEKHYDAEAVRSHSGSGDHSDPAGEPATTGGTR, encoded by the coding sequence ATGGCTGGACTGGCCTTTCTCGAGAAGAAGAACACTGTCGCCCGACCGGGCTACAGCAAGTGGCTCATCCCCCCGGCGGCGCTGTGCGTGCACCTGTCGATCGGTCAGGTCTACGCCTTCTCGGTCTTCAAGACCTCGCTGGTGCAGCGCTTCGAGTCCTCGCAGACCGCGGTGGCGTGGATCTTCTCCATCGCCATCGTGATGCTGGGCCTGAGCGCGGCCGTCCTCGGCACCTGGGTGGAGCGCAACGGTCCGCGCAAGGCGATGGTGGCCGCGGCGCTGTGCTGGGGCACCGGCTTCCTGGTCGGCTCGCTGGGCATCGCGATCGGCAGCCTGCCGCTGCTCTACCTCGGCTACGGCGTCATCGGCGGCATCGGCCTGGGCATCGGCTACATCTCCCCGGTCTCCACCCTGATCAAGTGGTTCCCGGACAAGCCGGGCCTCGCGACCGGCATGGCGATCATGGGCTTCGGCGGCGGCGCCCTGATCGCCTCGCCGCTGTCCAACCTGCTGCTCGGCATCTACGACCCGCAGTTCGACCCGGCCAACAGCGGCAACGGCGCCAGTGCGTCCGCGCTCGCGGCGACGTTCTTGACGCTCGGCCTGGTCTACCTCGTCTTCATGCTCATCGGAGCGGCGCTGATCCGGCTGCCCCAGGGCTTCGGCGACGACGCCACCGCCGCCCACCAGCCCGGCCGCGGCGGCGCGCTCGTGCGGGCCAAGGCCGCCATCCGGACGCCGCAGTTCGCGCTGCTGTGGGTGGTGCTGTTCTGCAACGTCACCGCCGGCATCGGCATCCTCGAGCAGGCCGCGCCGATGATCCAGGACTTCTTCCGCGACGGGCAGGACTCCAGCGTCTCCGCCGCCGAGGCCGCCGGCTTCGTCGGCATGCTGAGCCTGGCCAACATGGCCGGGCGCTTCATCTGGTCCAGCGCCTCGGACCGGATCGGCCGCAAGCCGATCTACATGATGTACCTCGGCGTCGGCCTGGTGCTCTACATCCTGCTGGCCACCTTCGGGCAGACCTCGCCGGCGGTGTTCGTGGTCCTGGCGCTGCTCATCATCAGCTACTACGGCGGCGGCTTCGCCACCGTCCCGGCCTACCTCAAGGACCTCTTCGGCACCCTCGAGGTCGGCGCGATCCACGGTCGGCTGCTGACCGCCTGGGCCGCCGCGGGCGTGATGGGCCCGCTCATCGTCAACGGCTTCCTCGACCGCGCCGGCGAGCCCGGCAGCCTGGTCGCCGAGGACTACCACCCGGCGCTGATCACCATGGTGGTCGTGCTCGGGGTGGGCTTCGTGGCCAACCTGCTCGTCAAGACCGTCGACGAGAAGCACTACGACGCCGAGGCCGTCCGGTCCCACTCCGGCTCCGGCGACCACAGCGACCCCGCGGGCGAGCCCGCCACCACAGGAGGCACCCGATGA